From the Calliopsis andreniformis isolate RMS-2024a chromosome 4, iyCalAndr_principal, whole genome shotgun sequence genome, one window contains:
- the Dna2 gene encoding DNA replication helicase/nuclease 2 isoform X3, producing the protein MLLQNATVHNEKQSQKKISIYFTKVSKDETLKNNDNMISDTVKVSDALNAGMSKKRKVTEDLELLGTSLKIMKHDTSSINSAKKIEQTLPVMKECNVIQNVFKDITTAISKTNDISKNLSVSPKKNVTIEKHEYNKNIDKCKNILHKWDEKKAESVNVESRKRNIMLNSISSDTVFNIKENKSHSVESKENNVLMYNNIAQLDKLKELDKSDLALGTCIIDDFNDCFEDEWTMDNQVSFESLQRCTIIDVNREYNRLLLTVKHEDFTSTATVICSGFWKDVKVEKDDIVVIQARKEAQYWVIDNSSGFLVIHPDVLISGTTVVGALFCRRKAVLAEKFRKIESLPYYEGDQTAMVIGSLAHQLLQKAIRQDVHQLSDITKLMDDILQSKDTTHVLYAANITFNECRQKMLIFVPKVFEFIQHYLKDKKQKAISSVKANFEGNITHIHDIEENLWLPKLGIKGKVDVTLNVNINSKPKIMPLEIKTGKPSFSLEHKGQIILYIMMMALTGQDTDTGLLLYLRENIMQEIKSGYPEKRDLILLRNTLASYFIPKITEKSFDSNSKSNLPTLELPEPINHHSACSNCVYNALCCAYLSKDITIQLSESHPLMKLSKQILDKFKPTHFEYIEKWVSLLQLEESAQSSVDIVRYIWTLNPEKREAKKTCICNLKIIGKVIEYDSRFQHTFVRANVNRQDVNIPYMEFTENDYVLVSTNSRVNISAGFILNIREDCVNVLLDRDITKYNNSELFHIDKYSSSSFISFNLANVGGLMGDSEICTKLRDIVIDRKPATFMKGLSQSIVHKSAKIINELNENQQKAVLKAMIANDYILIKGMPGTGKTQTLVALIKLLYEMKCSILITAHTNSAVDNILMKLLDKDIDFLRLGSSVHPSLKHKTEEYVTANCHSPESLKTIYSNKNIVGVTCYGSHHALLGKRMFDVCVVDESTQALQPTVLRPLYSARKFVLVGDPDQLPPIIKSKVARKLGADESLFVRLHNENNTVNLTKQYRMNKNIMQLANKLTYNDALEPGNTVIKNATFNASHSENFILEFDKRSRMDTQGTFTGYK; encoded by the exons ATGTTGTTACAGAATGCCACAGTTCACAATGAGAAACAATCACAAAAGAAAATATCAATATATTTTACGAAAGTATCAAAAGATGAAACACTTAAAAATAACGATAATATGATAAGTGATACTGTTAAAGTTAGTGATGCATTAAATGCAGGAATGTCTAAAAAGCGAAAGGTGACAGAAGATTTGGAGTTATTGGGTACTTCTTTAAAAATTATGAAACATGATACTTCCAGTATAAATagcgcaaaaaaaatagaacaaacACTTCCAGTTATGAAGGAATGTAATGTGATTCAAAATGTGTTCAAAGATATTACTACTGCCATAAGCAAAACTAATGATATAAGTAAAAATCTGTCTGTATCGCCTAAAAAAAATGTAACTATAGAAAAACatgaatacaacaaaaatatagaTAAATGCAAAAATATATTACACAAATGGGATGAAAAGAAAGCGGAATCTGTAAATGTAGAATCAAGAAAAAGGAACATAATGCTGAACAGTATTAGCTCTGATACAGTTTTTAATATCAAAGAGAATAAATCGCATTCTGTAGAAAGCAAGGAAAATAATGTATTAATGTACAATAACATTGCACAATTAGATAAGTTGAAAGAGCTTGATAAATCAGATTTAGCATTAGGAACATGTATTAtagatgattttaatgattgttTTGAAGATGAATGGACTATGGACAATCAAGTCAGTTTTGAGTCTTTGCAAAGATGTACAATTATTGATGTGAATAgagaatacaacaggttgttaCTTACTGTAAAACATGAAGACTTTACATCAACTGCAACTGTTATATGTTCAGGTTTCTG GAAAGATGTAAAAGTAGAGAAAGATGATATTGTTGTGATACAAGCAAGAAAGGAAGCTCAATATTGGGTTATAGACAATAGTAGTGGCTTTCTTGTTATTCATCCAGATGTATTAATATCTGGAACAacagtagttggtgccttattTTGTAGAAGGAAAGCAGTTTTAGCAGAAAAATTTAGGAAAATAGAAAGTCTTCCTTACTATGAGGGAGATCAAACAGCAATGGTTATTGGAAGTCTAGCTCACCAGTTATTACAGAAG GCCATACGTCAAGATGTACATCAATTATCTGATATTACAAAATTGATGGATGATATACTACAGTCTAAAGACACAACACATGTACTTTATGCAGCCAATATTACATTTAATGAGTGTAGACAGAAAATGCTCATATTTGTACCAAAAGTATTTGAATTTATTCAACATTATTTGAAAG ATAAAAAGCAAAAAGCAATAAGTAGTGTAAAAGCCAATTTTGAGGGGAATATTACTCATATACATGATATAGAAGAAAATCTTTGGCTTCCTAAATTGGGCATAAAAGGTAAAGTAGACGTTACATTGAATGTTAATATAAATTCAAAACCGAAAATTATGCCTCTTGAAATAAAGACAGGCAAACCTTCATTTTCTTTGGAGCATAAAGGTCAAATTATCTTGTATATTATGATGATGGCTCTTACGGGCCAAGACACAGATACAGGTCTTCTCTTATATTTAAG ggAAAACATTATGCAAGAAATTAAAAGTGGATATCCTGAGAAAAGGGATTTAATATTATTAAGAAACACCTTAGCTAGTTATTTTATTCCTAAAATAACTGAAAAATCATTTGATTCAAATTCTAAGTCGAACTTACCAACATTGGAACTGCCAGAACCAATTAACCATCATAGTGCTTGTTCTAATTGTGTTTATAATGCACTATGTTGTGCTTATTTAAGCAAAGACATTACTATACAATTATCAGAATCACATCCGTTAATGAAACTTAGTAAACAAATTTTAGATAAATTCAAACCAACACATTTTGAGTATATTGAAAAATGGGTTTCTTTATTACAACTAGAGGAAAGTGCACAATCCTCTGTTGATATAGTAAGATATATATGGACCTTAAATCCAGAGAAGAG AGAAGCAAAGAAAACGTGTATTTGTAATTTAAAGATAATAGGAAAAGTCATTGAATATGATTCTAGATTTCAACATACTTTTGTTCGTGCAAATGTAAATCGACAAGATGTTAATATTCCATACATGGAATTTACAGAGAATGATTATGTTTTGGTGAGTACAAACTCGCGTGTTAACATATCAGCAGGATTTATACTAAACATAAGAGAAGATTGCGTCAACGTTTTATTAGATAG agacattacaaaatacaataattctGAGCTGTTTCATATCGACAAATATTCATCTTCTAGTTTTATTTCCTTTAATCTTGCAAACGTAGGTGGTTTAATGGGTGACAGTGAAATCTGTACAAAATTACGAGATATTGTGATAGACAG GAAACCAGCAACGTTTATGAAAGGATTGTCTCAATCGATCGTACACAAAAGTGCAAAAATAATTAACGAACTAAACGAAAATCAACAAAAAGCAGTTCTGAAAGCAATGATCGCGAATGATTACATTTTGATCAAAGGAATGCCAGGTACAGGAAAAACTCAAACATTGGTGGCTttaataaaactgttgtacgaaaTGAAATGTTCTATTCTAATTACTGCACATACGAATAGTGCTGTAGATAATATTCTAATGAAATTACTTGACAAGGATATTGATTTTTTACGATTGGGTTCATCTGTTCATCCATCGCTAAAACATAAAACTGAGGAATATGTAACTGCGAATTGTCATTCTCCTGAGAGTTTGAAGACAATTTACTCTAATAAA aaCATCGTTGGAGTAACTTGTTATGGTTCTCATCATGCACTTCTTGGTAAACGCATGTTTGATGTGTGTGTTGTTGATGAAAGTACTCAAGCATTACAGCCTACTGTATTGCGACCTTTATACAGTGCGCGTAAATTTGTTCTTGTGGGAGATCCTGATCAACTACCGCCAATCATTAAAAGCAAAGTTGCTAG